In Mytilus edulis chromosome 4, xbMytEdul2.2, whole genome shotgun sequence, the following proteins share a genomic window:
- the LOC139519872 gene encoding heterogeneous nuclear ribonucleoprotein K-like isoform X4, whose amino-acid sequence MADDGYDGGMKRGHDDDYEDHGQKRRRGGDGPRVELRFLLASKNAGAIIGKGGSNIKRLRSDYKASVTVPDSTSPERVLTIGAEIATALECVLDIIPKLEDYKNYKDDNFDCELRMLVHQSQAGCIIGRAGFKIKELREKTGAQIKVYSQCCPESTERVVAIGGKPKIVVDCIDTIHELLKSAPPKGPNQPYDPMYWDEFMVSDYGGYTAAEGGRGKGGPRGAPPGRGMGGPMGGMRGGRYENKRGGGMGGPGGRSGNRGGGMRGGNMGGSRGGMGMGGGGGGGMGQMGGGMGGGMGMGMGGGGGGGGGGMGGGNMGGGGGMGGGGGFGGDGFGDNFGGGYDDGYDGGYGGGGGGGGGGMNQNFAQDNTGDMGQMFGDNSQQVTIPKDLAGAIIGKGGSRIQEIRRQSQAQIVIDEPLMGSNDRIITITGTPEQIQNAQYLLQMSVKEFSGQY is encoded by the exons ATGGCAGATGATG GTTATGACGGAGGAATGAAGCGTGGACATGACGATGACTATGAAGACCATGGCCAGAAAAGAAGAAGAGGAGGTGATGGACCAAGAGTAGAATTAAGATTTTTGCTCGCCAGTAAG AATGCTGGTGCCATCATTGGAAAAGGTGGGAGTAACATCAAAAGATTAAGATCCGAT TACAAAGCCAGTGTCACAGTTCCCGATAGCACCAGTCCCGAACG AGTGTTAACCATTGGAGCAGAGATTGCTACAGCATTAGAATGTGTGTTAGATATTATTCCTAAACTGGAAGAT TATAAGAACTACAAAGATGACAATTTTGATTGTGAACTTAGAATGCTGGTGCATCAAAGTCAGGCAGGATGTATTATTGGTAGAGCtggtttcaaaattaaagaactACGAGAG AAAACTGGAGCGCAGATTAAAGTATATTCCCAGTGTTGTCCAGAATCAACAGAAAGAGTAGTGGCAATTGGAGGCAAACCAAAAATTGTTGTAGACTGTATAGATACCATCCATGAATTACTGAAATCT gCCCCACCAAAAGGACCAAACCAGCCATATGACCCCATGTACTGGGATGAGTTTATGGTCAGTGACTATGGAGGATACACTGCTGCAGAAGGTGGCAGAGGAAAAGGTGGTCCAAGAGGAGCACCTCCTGGCCGCGGAATGGGCGGTCCAATGGGAGGCATGAGAGGTGGGAGGTATGAGAATAAAA GAGGTGGTGGAATGGGAGGACCCGGAGGAAGAAGTGGCAACAGAGGTGGCGGAATGAG aGGAGGAAACATGGGCGGAAGCCGTGGAGGCATGGGAATGGGAGGAGGTGGAGGAGGAGGAATGGGCCAGATGGGTGGCGGCATGGGAGGTGGAATGGGAATGGGTATGGGTGGTGGTGGTGGCGGCGGCGGCGGAGGAATGGGAGGAGGTAACATGGGCGGAGGAGGAGGAATGGGAGGTGGTGGTG GATTTGGAGGTGATGGTTTTGGTGACAACTTTGGTGGTGGCTACGATGATGGATATGATGGTGGATACGGTGGTGGTGGTGGCGGCGGCGGTGGTGGCATGAACCAAAACTTCGCTCAGGATAACACA GGTGATATGGGACAAATGTTCGGTGACAATTCACAGCAAGTAACCATCCCAAAAGAT CTGGCTGGAGCCATAATTGGGAAGGGTGGATCCCGTATCCAAGAAATTCGCAGGCAGTCACAAGCCCAGATTGTGATTGATGAACCCCTGATGGGTAGCAATGATCGTATAATCACCATTACAGGGACTCCAGAACAGATACAAAATGCCCAGTACTTACTACAGATGAG
- the LOC139519872 gene encoding heterogeneous nuclear ribonucleoprotein K-like isoform X3: protein MADDGYDGGMKRGHDDDYEDHGQKRRRGGDGPRVELRFLLASKNAGAIIGKGGSNIKRLRSDYKASVTVPDSTSPERVLTIGAEIATALECVLDIIPKLEDYKNYKDDNFDCELRMLVHQSQAGCIIGRAGFKIKELREKTGAQIKVYSQCCPESTERVVAIGGKPKIVVDCIDTIHELLKSAPPKGPNQPYDPMYWDEFMVSDYGGYTAAEGGRGKGGPRGAPPGRGMGGPMGGMRGGRYENKRGGGMGRMEMGGRGGGGGMMGGRGGRGGGMGGGGMGGGGGGMRGGGMGGPGGRSGNRGGGMRGGNMGGSRGGMGMGGGGGGGMGQMGGGMGGGMGMGMGGGGGGGGGGMGGGNMGGGGGMGGGGGFGGDGFGDNFGGGYDDGYDGGYGGGGGGGGGGMNQNFAQDNTGDMGQMFGDNSQQVTIPKDLAGAIIGKGGSRIQEIRRQSQAQIVIDEPLMGSNDRIITITGTPEQIQNAQYLLQMR from the exons ATGGCAGATGATG GTTATGACGGAGGAATGAAGCGTGGACATGACGATGACTATGAAGACCATGGCCAGAAAAGAAGAAGAGGAGGTGATGGACCAAGAGTAGAATTAAGATTTTTGCTCGCCAGTAAG AATGCTGGTGCCATCATTGGAAAAGGTGGGAGTAACATCAAAAGATTAAGATCCGAT TACAAAGCCAGTGTCACAGTTCCCGATAGCACCAGTCCCGAACG AGTGTTAACCATTGGAGCAGAGATTGCTACAGCATTAGAATGTGTGTTAGATATTATTCCTAAACTGGAAGAT TATAAGAACTACAAAGATGACAATTTTGATTGTGAACTTAGAATGCTGGTGCATCAAAGTCAGGCAGGATGTATTATTGGTAGAGCtggtttcaaaattaaagaactACGAGAG AAAACTGGAGCGCAGATTAAAGTATATTCCCAGTGTTGTCCAGAATCAACAGAAAGAGTAGTGGCAATTGGAGGCAAACCAAAAATTGTTGTAGACTGTATAGATACCATCCATGAATTACTGAAATCT gCCCCACCAAAAGGACCAAACCAGCCATATGACCCCATGTACTGGGATGAGTTTATGGTCAGTGACTATGGAGGATACACTGCTGCAGAAGGTGGCAGAGGAAAAGGTGGTCCAAGAGGAGCACCTCCTGGCCGCGGAATGGGCGGTCCAATGGGAGGCATGAGAGGTGGGAGGTATGAGAATAAAAG AGGTGGCGGAATGGGCCGTATGGAGATGGGTGGTCGTGGAGGTGGTGGTGGAATGATGGGAGGTCGTGGTGGCCGTGGCGGTGGAATGGGAGGAGGTGGTATGGGTGGTGGAGGAGGAGGAATGCGAGGTGGTGGAATGGGAGGACCCGGAGGAAGAAGTGGCAACAGAGGTGGCGGAATGAG aGGAGGAAACATGGGCGGAAGCCGTGGAGGCATGGGAATGGGAGGAGGTGGAGGAGGAGGAATGGGCCAGATGGGTGGCGGCATGGGAGGTGGAATGGGAATGGGTATGGGTGGTGGTGGTGGCGGCGGCGGCGGAGGAATGGGAGGAGGTAACATGGGCGGAGGAGGAGGAATGGGAGGTGGTGGTG GATTTGGAGGTGATGGTTTTGGTGACAACTTTGGTGGTGGCTACGATGATGGATATGATGGTGGATACGGTGGTGGTGGTGGCGGCGGCGGTGGTGGCATGAACCAAAACTTCGCTCAGGATAACACA GGTGATATGGGACAAATGTTCGGTGACAATTCACAGCAAGTAACCATCCCAAAAGAT CTGGCTGGAGCCATAATTGGGAAGGGTGGATCCCGTATCCAAGAAATTCGCAGGCAGTCACAAGCCCAGATTGTGATTGATGAACCCCTGATGGGTAGCAATGATCGTATAATCACCATTACAGGGACTCCAGAACAGATACAAAATGCCCAGTACTTACTACAGATGAGGTGA
- the LOC139519872 gene encoding heterogeneous nuclear ribonucleoprotein K-like isoform X6, translated as MADDGYDGGMKRGHDDDYEDHGQKRRRGGDGPRVELRFLLASKNAGAIIGKGGSNIKRLRSDYKASVTVPDSTSPERVLTIGAEIATALECVLDIIPKLEDYKNYKDDNFDCELRMLVHQSQAGCIIGRAGFKIKELREKTGAQIKVYSQCCPESTERVVAIGGKPKIVVDCIDTIHELLKSAPPKGPNQPYDPMYWDEFMVSDYGGYTAAEGGRGKGGPRGAPPGRGMGGPMGGMRGGRGGGMGRMEMGGRGGGGGMMGGRGGRGGGMGGGGMGGGGGGMRGGGMGGPGGRSGNRGGGMRGGNMGGSRGGMGMGGGGGGGMGQMGGGMGGGMGMGMGGGGGGGGGGMGGGNMGGGGGMGGGGGFGGDGFGDNFGGGYDDGYDGGYGGGGGGGGGGMNQNFAQDNTGDMGQMFGDNSQQVTIPKDGLQNRYKMPSTYYR; from the exons ATGGCAGATGATG GTTATGACGGAGGAATGAAGCGTGGACATGACGATGACTATGAAGACCATGGCCAGAAAAGAAGAAGAGGAGGTGATGGACCAAGAGTAGAATTAAGATTTTTGCTCGCCAGTAAG AATGCTGGTGCCATCATTGGAAAAGGTGGGAGTAACATCAAAAGATTAAGATCCGAT TACAAAGCCAGTGTCACAGTTCCCGATAGCACCAGTCCCGAACG AGTGTTAACCATTGGAGCAGAGATTGCTACAGCATTAGAATGTGTGTTAGATATTATTCCTAAACTGGAAGAT TATAAGAACTACAAAGATGACAATTTTGATTGTGAACTTAGAATGCTGGTGCATCAAAGTCAGGCAGGATGTATTATTGGTAGAGCtggtttcaaaattaaagaactACGAGAG AAAACTGGAGCGCAGATTAAAGTATATTCCCAGTGTTGTCCAGAATCAACAGAAAGAGTAGTGGCAATTGGAGGCAAACCAAAAATTGTTGTAGACTGTATAGATACCATCCATGAATTACTGAAATCT gCCCCACCAAAAGGACCAAACCAGCCATATGACCCCATGTACTGGGATGAGTTTATGGTCAGTGACTATGGAGGATACACTGCTGCAGAAGGTGGCAGAGGAAAAGGTGGTCCAAGAGGAGCACCTCCTGGCCGCGGAATGGGCGGTCCAATGGGAGGCATGAGAGGTGGGAG AGGTGGCGGAATGGGCCGTATGGAGATGGGTGGTCGTGGAGGTGGTGGTGGAATGATGGGAGGTCGTGGTGGCCGTGGCGGTGGAATGGGAGGAGGTGGTATGGGTGGTGGAGGAGGAGGAATGCGAGGTGGTGGAATGGGAGGACCCGGAGGAAGAAGTGGCAACAGAGGTGGCGGAATGAG aGGAGGAAACATGGGCGGAAGCCGTGGAGGCATGGGAATGGGAGGAGGTGGAGGAGGAGGAATGGGCCAGATGGGTGGCGGCATGGGAGGTGGAATGGGAATGGGTATGGGTGGTGGTGGTGGCGGCGGCGGCGGAGGAATGGGAGGAGGTAACATGGGCGGAGGAGGAGGAATGGGAGGTGGTGGTG GATTTGGAGGTGATGGTTTTGGTGACAACTTTGGTGGTGGCTACGATGATGGATATGATGGTGGATACGGTGGTGGTGGTGGCGGCGGCGGTGGTGGCATGAACCAAAACTTCGCTCAGGATAACACA GGTGATATGGGACAAATGTTCGGTGACAATTCACAGCAAGTAACCATCCCAAAAGAT GGACTCCAGAACAGATACAAAATGCCCAGTACTTACTACAGATGA
- the LOC139519872 gene encoding heterogeneous nuclear ribonucleoprotein K-like isoform X1: MADDGYDGGMKRGHDDDYEDHGQKRRRGGDGPRVELRFLLASKNAGAIIGKGGSNIKRLRSDYKASVTVPDSTSPERVLTIGAEIATALECVLDIIPKLEDYKNYKDDNFDCELRMLVHQSQAGCIIGRAGFKIKELREKTGAQIKVYSQCCPESTERVVAIGGKPKIVVDCIDTIHELLKSAPPKGPNQPYDPMYWDEFMVSDYGGYTAAEGGRGKGGPRGAPPGRGMGGPMGGMRGGRYENKRGGGMGRMEMGGRGGGGGMMGGRGGRGGGMGGGGMGGGGGGMRGGGMGGPGGRSGNRGGGMRGGNMGGSRGGMGMGGGGGGGMGQMGGGMGGGMGMGMGGGGGGGGGGMGGGNMGGGGGMGGGGGFGGDGFGDNFGGGYDDGYDGGYGGGGGGGGGGMNQNFAQDNTGDMGQMFGDNSQQVTIPKDLAGAIIGKGGSRIQEIRRQSQAQIVIDEPLMGSNDRIITITGTPEQIQNAQYLLQMSVKEFSGQY; this comes from the exons ATGGCAGATGATG GTTATGACGGAGGAATGAAGCGTGGACATGACGATGACTATGAAGACCATGGCCAGAAAAGAAGAAGAGGAGGTGATGGACCAAGAGTAGAATTAAGATTTTTGCTCGCCAGTAAG AATGCTGGTGCCATCATTGGAAAAGGTGGGAGTAACATCAAAAGATTAAGATCCGAT TACAAAGCCAGTGTCACAGTTCCCGATAGCACCAGTCCCGAACG AGTGTTAACCATTGGAGCAGAGATTGCTACAGCATTAGAATGTGTGTTAGATATTATTCCTAAACTGGAAGAT TATAAGAACTACAAAGATGACAATTTTGATTGTGAACTTAGAATGCTGGTGCATCAAAGTCAGGCAGGATGTATTATTGGTAGAGCtggtttcaaaattaaagaactACGAGAG AAAACTGGAGCGCAGATTAAAGTATATTCCCAGTGTTGTCCAGAATCAACAGAAAGAGTAGTGGCAATTGGAGGCAAACCAAAAATTGTTGTAGACTGTATAGATACCATCCATGAATTACTGAAATCT gCCCCACCAAAAGGACCAAACCAGCCATATGACCCCATGTACTGGGATGAGTTTATGGTCAGTGACTATGGAGGATACACTGCTGCAGAAGGTGGCAGAGGAAAAGGTGGTCCAAGAGGAGCACCTCCTGGCCGCGGAATGGGCGGTCCAATGGGAGGCATGAGAGGTGGGAGGTATGAGAATAAAAG AGGTGGCGGAATGGGCCGTATGGAGATGGGTGGTCGTGGAGGTGGTGGTGGAATGATGGGAGGTCGTGGTGGCCGTGGCGGTGGAATGGGAGGAGGTGGTATGGGTGGTGGAGGAGGAGGAATGCGAGGTGGTGGAATGGGAGGACCCGGAGGAAGAAGTGGCAACAGAGGTGGCGGAATGAG aGGAGGAAACATGGGCGGAAGCCGTGGAGGCATGGGAATGGGAGGAGGTGGAGGAGGAGGAATGGGCCAGATGGGTGGCGGCATGGGAGGTGGAATGGGAATGGGTATGGGTGGTGGTGGTGGCGGCGGCGGCGGAGGAATGGGAGGAGGTAACATGGGCGGAGGAGGAGGAATGGGAGGTGGTGGTG GATTTGGAGGTGATGGTTTTGGTGACAACTTTGGTGGTGGCTACGATGATGGATATGATGGTGGATACGGTGGTGGTGGTGGCGGCGGCGGTGGTGGCATGAACCAAAACTTCGCTCAGGATAACACA GGTGATATGGGACAAATGTTCGGTGACAATTCACAGCAAGTAACCATCCCAAAAGAT CTGGCTGGAGCCATAATTGGGAAGGGTGGATCCCGTATCCAAGAAATTCGCAGGCAGTCACAAGCCCAGATTGTGATTGATGAACCCCTGATGGGTAGCAATGATCGTATAATCACCATTACAGGGACTCCAGAACAGATACAAAATGCCCAGTACTTACTACAGATGAG
- the LOC139519872 gene encoding heterogeneous nuclear ribonucleoprotein K-like isoform X5, with amino-acid sequence MADDGYDGGMKRGHDDDYEDHGQKRRRGGDGPRVELRFLLASKNAGAIIGKGGSNIKRLRSDYKASVTVPDSTSPERVLTIGAEIATALECVLDIIPKLEDYKNYKDDNFDCELRMLVHQSQAGCIIGRAGFKIKELREKTGAQIKVYSQCCPESTERVVAIGGKPKIVVDCIDTIHELLKSAPPKGPNQPYDPMYWDEFMVSDYGGYTAAEGGRGKGGPRGAPPGRGMGGPMGGMRGGRYENKRGGGMGRMEMGGRGGGGGMMGGRGGRGGGMGGGGMGGGGGGMRGGGMGGPGGRSGNRGGGMRGGNMGGSRGGMGMGGGGGGGMGQMGGGMGGGMGMGMGGGGGGGGGGMGGGNMGGGGGMGGGGGFGGDGFGDNFGGGYDDGYDGGYGGGGGGGGGGMNQNFAQDNTGDMGQMFGDNSQQVTIPKDGLQNRYKMPSTYYR; translated from the exons ATGGCAGATGATG GTTATGACGGAGGAATGAAGCGTGGACATGACGATGACTATGAAGACCATGGCCAGAAAAGAAGAAGAGGAGGTGATGGACCAAGAGTAGAATTAAGATTTTTGCTCGCCAGTAAG AATGCTGGTGCCATCATTGGAAAAGGTGGGAGTAACATCAAAAGATTAAGATCCGAT TACAAAGCCAGTGTCACAGTTCCCGATAGCACCAGTCCCGAACG AGTGTTAACCATTGGAGCAGAGATTGCTACAGCATTAGAATGTGTGTTAGATATTATTCCTAAACTGGAAGAT TATAAGAACTACAAAGATGACAATTTTGATTGTGAACTTAGAATGCTGGTGCATCAAAGTCAGGCAGGATGTATTATTGGTAGAGCtggtttcaaaattaaagaactACGAGAG AAAACTGGAGCGCAGATTAAAGTATATTCCCAGTGTTGTCCAGAATCAACAGAAAGAGTAGTGGCAATTGGAGGCAAACCAAAAATTGTTGTAGACTGTATAGATACCATCCATGAATTACTGAAATCT gCCCCACCAAAAGGACCAAACCAGCCATATGACCCCATGTACTGGGATGAGTTTATGGTCAGTGACTATGGAGGATACACTGCTGCAGAAGGTGGCAGAGGAAAAGGTGGTCCAAGAGGAGCACCTCCTGGCCGCGGAATGGGCGGTCCAATGGGAGGCATGAGAGGTGGGAGGTATGAGAATAAAAG AGGTGGCGGAATGGGCCGTATGGAGATGGGTGGTCGTGGAGGTGGTGGTGGAATGATGGGAGGTCGTGGTGGCCGTGGCGGTGGAATGGGAGGAGGTGGTATGGGTGGTGGAGGAGGAGGAATGCGAGGTGGTGGAATGGGAGGACCCGGAGGAAGAAGTGGCAACAGAGGTGGCGGAATGAG aGGAGGAAACATGGGCGGAAGCCGTGGAGGCATGGGAATGGGAGGAGGTGGAGGAGGAGGAATGGGCCAGATGGGTGGCGGCATGGGAGGTGGAATGGGAATGGGTATGGGTGGTGGTGGTGGCGGCGGCGGCGGAGGAATGGGAGGAGGTAACATGGGCGGAGGAGGAGGAATGGGAGGTGGTGGTG GATTTGGAGGTGATGGTTTTGGTGACAACTTTGGTGGTGGCTACGATGATGGATATGATGGTGGATACGGTGGTGGTGGTGGCGGCGGCGGTGGTGGCATGAACCAAAACTTCGCTCAGGATAACACA GGTGATATGGGACAAATGTTCGGTGACAATTCACAGCAAGTAACCATCCCAAAAGAT GGACTCCAGAACAGATACAAAATGCCCAGTACTTACTACAGATGA
- the LOC139519872 gene encoding heterogeneous nuclear ribonucleoprotein K-like isoform X2 — translation MADDGYDGGMKRGHDDDYEDHGQKRRRGGDGPRVELRFLLASKNAGAIIGKGGSNIKRLRSDYKASVTVPDSTSPERVLTIGAEIATALECVLDIIPKLEDYKNYKDDNFDCELRMLVHQSQAGCIIGRAGFKIKELREKTGAQIKVYSQCCPESTERVVAIGGKPKIVVDCIDTIHELLKSAPPKGPNQPYDPMYWDEFMVSDYGGYTAAEGGRGKGGPRGAPPGRGMGGPMGGMRGGRGGGMGRMEMGGRGGGGGMMGGRGGRGGGMGGGGMGGGGGGMRGGGMGGPGGRSGNRGGGMRGGNMGGSRGGMGMGGGGGGGMGQMGGGMGGGMGMGMGGGGGGGGGGMGGGNMGGGGGMGGGGGFGGDGFGDNFGGGYDDGYDGGYGGGGGGGGGGMNQNFAQDNTGDMGQMFGDNSQQVTIPKDLAGAIIGKGGSRIQEIRRQSQAQIVIDEPLMGSNDRIITITGTPEQIQNAQYLLQMSVKEFSGQY, via the exons ATGGCAGATGATG GTTATGACGGAGGAATGAAGCGTGGACATGACGATGACTATGAAGACCATGGCCAGAAAAGAAGAAGAGGAGGTGATGGACCAAGAGTAGAATTAAGATTTTTGCTCGCCAGTAAG AATGCTGGTGCCATCATTGGAAAAGGTGGGAGTAACATCAAAAGATTAAGATCCGAT TACAAAGCCAGTGTCACAGTTCCCGATAGCACCAGTCCCGAACG AGTGTTAACCATTGGAGCAGAGATTGCTACAGCATTAGAATGTGTGTTAGATATTATTCCTAAACTGGAAGAT TATAAGAACTACAAAGATGACAATTTTGATTGTGAACTTAGAATGCTGGTGCATCAAAGTCAGGCAGGATGTATTATTGGTAGAGCtggtttcaaaattaaagaactACGAGAG AAAACTGGAGCGCAGATTAAAGTATATTCCCAGTGTTGTCCAGAATCAACAGAAAGAGTAGTGGCAATTGGAGGCAAACCAAAAATTGTTGTAGACTGTATAGATACCATCCATGAATTACTGAAATCT gCCCCACCAAAAGGACCAAACCAGCCATATGACCCCATGTACTGGGATGAGTTTATGGTCAGTGACTATGGAGGATACACTGCTGCAGAAGGTGGCAGAGGAAAAGGTGGTCCAAGAGGAGCACCTCCTGGCCGCGGAATGGGCGGTCCAATGGGAGGCATGAGAGGTGGGAG AGGTGGCGGAATGGGCCGTATGGAGATGGGTGGTCGTGGAGGTGGTGGTGGAATGATGGGAGGTCGTGGTGGCCGTGGCGGTGGAATGGGAGGAGGTGGTATGGGTGGTGGAGGAGGAGGAATGCGAGGTGGTGGAATGGGAGGACCCGGAGGAAGAAGTGGCAACAGAGGTGGCGGAATGAG aGGAGGAAACATGGGCGGAAGCCGTGGAGGCATGGGAATGGGAGGAGGTGGAGGAGGAGGAATGGGCCAGATGGGTGGCGGCATGGGAGGTGGAATGGGAATGGGTATGGGTGGTGGTGGTGGCGGCGGCGGCGGAGGAATGGGAGGAGGTAACATGGGCGGAGGAGGAGGAATGGGAGGTGGTGGTG GATTTGGAGGTGATGGTTTTGGTGACAACTTTGGTGGTGGCTACGATGATGGATATGATGGTGGATACGGTGGTGGTGGTGGCGGCGGCGGTGGTGGCATGAACCAAAACTTCGCTCAGGATAACACA GGTGATATGGGACAAATGTTCGGTGACAATTCACAGCAAGTAACCATCCCAAAAGAT CTGGCTGGAGCCATAATTGGGAAGGGTGGATCCCGTATCCAAGAAATTCGCAGGCAGTCACAAGCCCAGATTGTGATTGATGAACCCCTGATGGGTAGCAATGATCGTATAATCACCATTACAGGGACTCCAGAACAGATACAAAATGCCCAGTACTTACTACAGATGAG